GACTctgggaagtagataaagggactAATTGTCAAAATCCAGAAGTATTGCTACTGCTACAGCACTTTGCTTCAGTGTCTACTTATTGTATTCTCATTCTATGATGTAACAGGTCgtgtgtgtcaatgtgcaggtctttgtgtgtgtgtgtgtgtgtgtgtgtgtgtgtgtgtgtgtgtgtgtgtgtgtgtgtgtgtgtgtgtgtgtgtgtgtgtgtgtgtgtgtgtgtgtgtgtgtgtgtgtgtgtgtgtgtgtgtgtgtgtgtgtgtgtgtgtgtgtgtgtgtggtgtgtgtggtgtgtgtgtgtgtgtgtgtgtgtgtgtgtgtgtgtgtgcttgcatgcatgCATTCATTGGTTGACCACCTTACAAGCTGAATACTCACCCACTGACTTCTGCTGAGAAACACTTATGTAGCTGAAGAGAAAATAAAGCTTATTGTTGTgttgaaaatgtatttattggtAGATCAGTACAACACAGCTCAGCGCTGCTATGGTTATGGTTGCGTTTGTCACACTCCATCATGTTTTCCCCTTCTCACAGTCGCCCCTGTGTGGTGAGAGCAGGGTCACTGCACACTGGACATGGTAGGGAAGGAAACACGCCACAAACACCACAACCGCTGCCAGGATCTTCCTTCGTACCCTCAGGCTACCACCcttcaccccctgcctctctcctgcccctgaaTGCACCCCCAAGTCTACACCCCGTCTGTtctcctcctgccctccctctcccctaaacacaccacacacctctcTTCCACCCCGCAACTCAACCACCTCCGTCACCCCTCCTTCACTGGTGTGTTTGTTCCTGGCCCCCCTGACACTCTGTAGATACAACACTAGTCCCCCATAGCCGACCAGAATAAAGGTGAgaatcatgaaaaacagcaccaCCCTCAGGCAGTGTTGGTTGTTGAACTCTTCTCTGTGGTGATTCTCCAACATGTCAAAGCAGCTGTCTCCTCTTCTTCCAATCTGAACTACCACACTGGCACTCACCACCGTTGCCACAGTTACCCAGGTGATGAGGCAGAGTACCCAGCATCCTCTGGACCTGGTGAGGAGAGTAAGGAGGGCAGGGTGAGGCCGCACCTACAACCAGGGAAACATTTTAGAGCAAAATTGAGTGGTTGAGTAATTTAttaatttaaaaatgtattttaaaacaaGAGGTCAATTAAAATAACCTCATTAAAAATCTATCAATTTCAGTTTGAAGACTTGTTGTTGTAGGTATCCATACCACGGTGGCGTAGCGCATCACACTGGTCCAGAGAAGCAGCATTATGTTACAATAGAGGTTGACGTAGAAGACTGTTATCATGGTTAGCATGGCGGCCTGACACACCTTGTCCCCTCCAGACCAGATATGACCCCTCCGGTAGTATACCACCCGGAACAGGAAGCTGGTGCACAGCAAGAGGTCATAGGTCACCATGTTGAGGGTCAGGATGATGGTGGGGGTCCACACCGACCTCCAGAGTTCATGCAGGGTCAGGCTGTTGGCTAGGAAACCCAGGAGTGACAGAGCCTGGTAGAGCCAGAGTTTGACTTGTATGACAACAAAATCAGGGTATAGCCAACactgtctggaagaggagagagaggaagggaggaggaggatttgagagagaggaaaagaggaggatgtagttggagggaggggatatgtagggagtagggaggtAGATGAGCTAaaggtgtgcgtgcgtgcttatGCTTGTCTGAGTTCTCACATCACATTTTTATCTGACATGGCGCCACAAACAAAACCAAGTAGAGTTCAAATAAATGTCTCCACTTATTAAGGTCTGGAGAAAACACCCAGGTTTCTTTGGAATTATCATTCATTTAATAATATCAAGGAATAAAGTTAGCAGATGTACAGTAAACAATGCATCCAGTACAATATCACACTGCATGTAGATAACTTCCACATGGGGAACTCTGTATTTGTAtggacaaacaacaacacacaaaaaACTATTCTCACGTTTCATAGATTTGTAAGATCACACAGAAATATCAGCATCATTAGCATCATAGCTCAAAAACTATTGATGGCAGGATTATTTTGTCACTGGTCTGcacaaaatactccataatgtcaaattaATTaataatgaaaagctgaaatatcttgagtcaataagtattcagcccctttgttatagcaagcctaaaaagttcaggagtaaaaatgtgcttaacaagtcacataatacattgcatggactcactctgtgtgcagtaagtgtttaacatgatttttgaatgactatgaATGAATCTCTGTACCCCTatactgtcacgtgtgctccctctccggtctCTAGGTCACCTGTCTGCTCGtcatggcgcacacctgtcaccattgttacGTGTAATTGCGCAATATGACACACACCTGGAggccatcacctccttgattaaaACACaatccctgaacttgcttcccgactctcagctcACTCGTtacacatctgtaaggtccctcagtcaaacagtgaatttcaaaccaatttaaccacaaagaccaaggaggttttccagtgcctcgtaaagaagggcagctattggtagatgggtaaaaataaatacattgaatatccctttgagcacggtAAAATGATTAATTACACcgcagggatttcaccatgagaccaacggtgactttaaaacagtttgaatataatggctgtgataggagaaaactgagcatggatcaacattgtagttactcaacaATAGTAAccaaattgacagagtgaaaaaaggaagcctgtacagaatacaggGCACTAATGTAATAATGCAAAAAATGTGACAAAGCAGTTGACTCCTGAATATAAAGtgcttggggcaaatccaatacaacacatttctgagttccactctccatattttcaagcatgtttactttgccattatggggtattgtgtgtagatgggtgagaaaacaaATCAATGTAATCAATTTTCAATTCAGTCTGTAAGACAAAATGTGTAATATGTCGAGGGGtatcaatactttctgaagacactgtagaaaTCATACCTGTGTGGATGATTGCTGGTTCCATTGAGCCTGTGAACAGATAGATTGACAGAGGACATATGTTGGGTATTATCTATTGTTAGATCCATCTTTGACTAAAATCAGACATAAACACTTCCTTTTAACTTGGTCACCCTCTCTCGATGCTTATATCTAATTTCCTGTTACTAACTTCAGATTCTCACCTAaaactcagtcactcagtctctctctctctctctctaattcagttcgagggctttattggcataggaaacgTATGTTTAcaatgccaaagcaagtgaaatagatcaacaaaagtggaaaaaaaaaaaaaagtacagtAAACACACTTCAAAAAGTTCCAAATATTATGTATACATACAGTgatgtaatgatgtgcaaatagttaaagtacgaaagggaaaataaataaacataaatgcaagttgtatttacaatggtatttgttcttcactggttgcccttttggATTGAGTAGAATGTAATAACTTTATTGTGCCAAGGACGCAAGtcctatatactgtagttattaccacgcatgagattcccacattgtagcctgtacatttgaATGTATTCACTGATTATGTACTCTTCCTTGGTGCAGTTCAGGTATGAATCTCTGAGACATTGTTTTTCAGTCATATCAAACTCCATtttttgaatgatgctgtgtctgcatgtaaactcagcaaaaaaagacatgtcctctcactatcaactgcatttattttcagcaaacttaacatgtgtaaatatttgtgtcaacataacaagattcaacaactgagacataaactgaacaagttccagggacatgtgactaacagaaatggaataatgtgtccctgaacaaaggtggtcaaaatcaaaagtaacagccaGTATCTGGTATGGCCACTCGCTgcaagtactgcagtgcatctcctcctcatgcactgcaccagatttgaccgttcttgctgtgagatgttaccccactcagacatttctggtgggaatggccctagccctgaTCCTCAGATCCAACagttcccagacgtgctcaatgggattgagatctgggctcttcgctggccatggcagaacactgacattcctgtcttgcaggaaatgaCGCACAGAACGAGTAGTTTGGCTGGTggtgttgtcatgctggagggtcatgtcaggatgatccTGCagtaagggtaccacatgagggaggaggatgtcttccctgtaacgcacagcattgagactgcctgcaatgacaacaagctcagtccgatgatgctgtgatataccaccccagaccatgaagtaccctccacctccaaatcaatcccgctctaGAGGACAGGCCTCGgagtaatgctcattccttcgatgataaacgcgaatctgaccatcacccctggtgagacaaaaccacgactcgtcagtgaagagcactttttaccagtcctgtctggtcgagcgatggtgggtttgtgcccataggcgacgttgttgccggtgatgtctgttgaggacctgccttacaacaggcctacaagccctcagtccagcctctctcagcctattgcatacagtctgagcactgatggagggattgcgcattcctggtgtaactcgggcagttgttgttgccatcctgtacctgtcccgcaggtgtgatgttcagatgtaccaatcctgtgcaggtgttgttacacatgatctgccactgcgaggacgatcagctgtccgtcctgtctccctgtagtgctgtcgtAGGCATGTCACAGTACGGTCATTGCAATgttttgccctggccacatctgcagtcctcatgcctccttgcaacatgcctaaggcacgttctcgcagatgagcagggaccctgggcatctttcttttggtgtttttcagagtcagtagaaaggcctctttcgtgtcctatgtttttataactgtgaccttaattgcctaccatctgtaaactgttagtgtcttaacctctctgggatattcgggacggtagcgtcccacctcaacaacagccagtgaaagtgcagggcaccaaattcaaaacaacagaaatctcataattaaaattcctcaagcatacaagtattttacgacgttttaaagataaacttcttgttaatccagccacagtgtctaatttcaaaaaggctttacggcgaaagcacaccaaacaatTATGTTCGGTAAGCACCTAGTCACagtaaaacacagccatttttccagccaaagagaggagtcacaaaaagcagaaatagagataaaatgaatcactaacctttgatgatcttcatcagatgacactcataggacttcatgttacacaatacatgtacagtggagcaaaaaaagtatttagttagccaccaattgtgcaagttctcccacgtaaaaagatgagagaggcctgtaattttcatcatagttacacttcaactatgacagacaaaatgagaaaagaaaatttagaaaattgtaggattttttatgaatttatttgcaaattatggtgggaaataagtatttggtcacctacaatcgagcaagatttctggctctcacggacctgtaacttcttctttaagaggctcctctgtcctccactcgttacctgtattaatggcacctgtttgaacttgttatcagtataaaagacacctgtccacaacctcaaacagtcacactccaaactccactatggccaagaccaaagagctgtcaaaggacaccagaaacaaaattgtagacctgcaccaggctgggaagactgaatctgcaataggtaagcagcttggtttgaagaaatcaactgtgggagcaattattaggaaatggaagacatacaagaccactgataatctccctcgatctggggctccacacaagatctcaccccgtggggtcaaaatgatcacaagaacggtgagcaaaaatcccagaaccacacggggggacctagtgaatgacctgcagagagctgggaccaaagtaacaaagcctaccatcagtaacacactacgcctccAGGGACtccaatcctgcagtgccagacgtgtccccctgtttaagccagtacatgtccaggcccatctgaagtttgctagagagcatttggatgatccagaagaagattgggagaatgtcatatggtcagatgaatccaaaatataactttttggtaaaaactcaactcgtcgtgtttggaggacaaagaatgctgagttgcagccaaagaacaccatacctactgtgaagcatgggggtggaaacatcatgctttggggctgtttttctgcaaagggaccaggacaactgatccgtgtaaaggaaataatgaatggggccatattgtgagattttgagtgaaaacctcattagcaagggcattgaagatgaaacgtggctgggtctttcagcatgacaatgatcccaaacaaaccgcccgggcaacaaaggagtggcttcgtaagaagcatttcaaggtcctggagtggcctagcgagtctccagatctcaaccgcattgaaaatctttggagggagttgaaggtccgtgttgcccagcaacagccccaaaaaatcactgctctagaggagatctgcatggaggaatgggccaaaataccagcaacagtgtgtgaaaaccttgtgaagacttacagaaaacggttgacctctgtcattgccaacaaaggttatataacaaagtattgagataaacttttgttattgagcaaatacttattttccaccataatttgcaaataaattcattaaaaatcctacgatgtgattttcttgatattttttttttgtctgtcattgttgaagtgtacttatgatgaaaattccaggcctctctcatctttttaagtgggagaacttacacaattggtggctgactaaatacttttttgccccactttatgttttgtttgattaagttcatatttatattaacaaaatatattttaaaaaatatttatattggCGCGTTTgttcagtgattttgcagagagccacatcaatttacagaaatacagaaaaacagccaaacagatatccgccatgttgtacAGTCAACATAAGTCCAGACCAGAATGCCTCTCCATAGGAAAACAATGGGGGCAGCTCAGTGTTCCaagggaaaaaagtattttagGGCTAGCATTTGATGACAACCAAGCTAGCTGCCCAGGCTTACATAATTAGAAAGAAGAGATTCTCATGGTTAAAATGGCGTCCGActtgaaaaaaaaaagaaatatacACATTACGGGATATTTGGCGGAATAGACAGACATGCCTATATTTCCTTCCCCCTTAGGAAACAATGGGAAGACCGCAGATCAAATGTTCCAATCAAATGTTTTTGTGTTTACATTTTAACTAAAAAACAACATGAGCAGGTCTCATTGCCAACAATAGCGAAGCAGGCATTGTGACGTTGAACAATAAGCTGGGAATAGAACATTCGGAAGGTGAGTTGTTGCCACGTTGCTCAATAGAAATAATAGGAGCTGGCAGGGTGAAAAATGCTCtaaaataaggcctgttttttgCAATTACTTCAAAATGACAGCAAGCAGCTAGGAAATATGGTCATATTATGAAACTGGGCTCCACGGCGGATGCAATTAACTAGTTTTTATCAGCAAAGAAAATGAAAAATGTCATGTGTCCAGCCTACTATCTATAtggatttcagagcactctcgtctgagtgtaccagagcgcagaataattcATTAACGAGCgcccaacacccgttgaatatgaccggtgtcagtaaatgtcgGAAAAAAAGATAATtaaattgtttccagcagcacatttacagtcaccaacgctctggttaACACAAAAACTGCCTTACCACTTCTGCTAGgccgagtaaaatggtcagagtggtctcatttgtgtctggaagtagctagccaagcttgggtgcttgactgctgttgtaagGCCAGAACGCTCAAATCAACCCTACTCAGCTCgaacgtccagtgtgcgctccgagagcgaaacggtctgaatttacaaactgacaatgctctgaatttatgagcctcacgttgtacagcgccatattttctgttccatcctaacggaaaccTAGAGGATTTTTCATTAttcatggaatagaaacaccataatattaatcaaatgaatttagcaagtaccagtcaaaagtttggacacacctactcattccaggatttttctttatttttactattttcaatattgtagaataatagtgaagacatcacaactatgaaataacaccggTCTCCTGCGTGCCCTGCATTCTGTAGTACagacatggcctgctctcccttatgtaaggaattagacactttcccatgtttactacagtatatattctctctctctctctctctctctctctctctctctctctctctctctctctctctctctctctctctctctctctctctctctctctctctctctctctctctctctctctctctctctctctctctctctctctctctctctctctctctctctctctctctctctctctctctctctctctctctctctctctctctcatgcatcCTATGTTACTGTCGTCAAAGACTTTAAATCTTCTTATCATCGCTGGTAATACCATCGCTACACACTCCACCTTAATGAATAATAAAGTGGAGGGCGCCTTATAGTGGCCTCATACAGAGGTTGTTGTACTCTTCCCTGTCCATGCTAGACCTGCCTGACCTGCCTGAACTTGGGATTTTGCTATTCAGCACTTTCAGTGTCTACTTGTTTTAGTCTGTAATTCACATTGTCTGATGTAACAAGTCTTTATAAATCCATTCATATGAGTACATGACAAATCAATGCTTTGGTTTTTACTGAGGGCCAACCAAGGCCCAATGTTGCAATATGtacagtataccagtagtatAACAACAATGCCATTTTCATTACATTGTTCAGTTTATTAATTTTTTTATGTTAATTATTCAATATAGTTTCTAATGTCTCAAAATGTATCTGTTACAGGCAATATATGAAACATTGAAACAGGCAAAAGCTGTTACAAAACCACTCAACAACCATCCAGTAGCCTCTTCACAATGAATAGTAATATTTGATGTTTTGTTATCATAGTCCCACATATTTTATTTTAGCATAGCGTGTCTTCATGGCTTTTATAAGTGAGATTGGGTATTGTCTTTGTTGTTTTCCACCAGCATGTCATGACCAAGTGATTCAATTTCCTCATTTATAAAAGTCCCATTATGCTCTCAGTAATGTCACTGTGGTGTCTGTATGGTCCTCTTAATGTCTGTGCAGTCCTTTAACATGACATATACCCTGCAAAAACTGTCATCTGACTGGATGCTAATGCTTCCTTTATGATAAAGAATCTAATAGTTAATGCCCCAATTCCACGGAGTCGTGTTCATGCTCTCCCGGACTGTCCCTCTTCAAGTTGTTCTTGGCACAAAATGGCTTATGCTGGCTGGTCCTGATACCTGAAGGAGGATGGACTTTGCTGCTATTTTGTGGCCCAACAAAGTCCAAAACTGACCTCGGATCAGTGTCTAGTGACAACTTCATCTTATTTATATCTGAAGGAGGGAGGGCTGGACAGTTATTTTTCTCCTCAGATTACTGATGAAACTAACGGTTGGCTGCTCCTCAAGGCTCCTCCCACAATCCACACTGGAGCCACTCCCACTGCCACCCGAGTCACTCAGTCGGAATATGTTATTGACCAATCGGAGTGTCTCTTTCCTCACGGACTCCGACAACAGGAAGTACATCACGGGGTCTAGGCAACTGTTGAGGGCAGAGAGTAGCAACACCACTTCGTTGGCTTGGTCTACCACACCCCTCCAGAAGCAGGAAGTTTCGCTGATCTGGGAGACGACGTAGAACACCCGAACCATGTGATAGGGTACGAAGCAGATGGTAAACAGAAAGAGGACAAAGAAGGACTTCCTGGCAGTACGGTTGTAGCGGGTCGCGTTGGGGAGGTCCGGTTTATCTCTCGACGCCCTCAGCAGCTTGAGTGCAATTTTCCCATAAGACACCACAAGGCAGACAAACACAAACCAGAACACAGCAACCAGGAAGAGGTTGAAATAGGCCTTCCCCTGCGCATGCTTTCGCTGTTTATACTGGAAACACCTGGGGGATTGGGAGAAAATAAAATTACTATTAGTGTAATTGTTCAAAATGTTGGACCCTACTCAAATAAAGCATATCAACAAAGTTCTCCTCGAAAAATTTGTAAATTCATTTTTCTTGAAAAATAAAACCCACTTGTTCAATTCCTCGTTGCCCTCGGAGAGGAGGATCATGGGTATGACAGAGGCGAGGGCCAGGATCCAGATGGTCCCACAGACGGTGGAGCTCCATTTGGTGGCCTGGAGGCGATACTGCCCCACGACGGTACGCTGGATCTTCAGATAGCGATCCACACTGATCAACCCTAATAAGGTGATACTGATATACATGTTCATATAAAAGAGGTTTCCCACGACCTTACAGAGGGTGGGGCCCATGTCCCAGTGGTTCCCTTTACTGTGGTAGAGGACTCTGAATGGGAGACAGATGACCAGTAGCAGGTCAGCTAACGCTACGTTGATGAGGAATACTCGGACAGAGTTCTTCTTGGAGTGGACGTATAGAAAGACCCAGAGAGCCAGTATGTTGCCGGCCAGGCCCAAGACGaataggacagagtagaggacTGCTAGAGGGATCTGAAGGGAGCTGTCGTCAAGTTGACAGTGTTCCCTGGGGTCAGGGGTTGTGGCGGTCAAGAGGTTCTTGAAGGTAGTCTCCGTGGCGATGAGTGAGTGGGAGGACTTGGGAAAGGGAAAGAATGTGATGTTGGTAGGGAAGTTGGTTGTCATAGCATCGGTTTCCCTCTTCAATCCCGAGTCCTGCATAGGGGGGAAAGTCAGGGAAAATAACATTTCATTCAGAAACTTTGTCTACTTCCTCGAATCATAAACCATCATAATAAAGTCAGACACATTCCATATAGTGCACAAgctcgtttaaaaaaaatctacttCCTTAAATCAACCAAAAGTGTTTCTTGGTTCTTACAGAATGTTCTCTTGGGAAAGTTATTCGCTCTAATTAGTTCTGGTCTGTTTTGATGGCAGGAGGCCAAGCTGGATGATTTAGGTCCAGATCAGCACCTAATCCACGAATAATTAATTATACTGTACATTACTCAGGTCCTGTACAAATCTCTGGCCAGCTGATTGACCACCTGACAAACAACTACAGACTACACTACCTGGCCTACATTATAGAGGAACAAACAACTACAGACTACACTACCTGGCCTACCTTATAGAGGAACAAACAACTACAGACTACACTACCTGGCCTACCTTATAGAGGAACAAACAACTACAGACTACACTACCTGGCCTACCTTATAGAGGAACAAACAACTACAGACTACACTACCTGGCCTACCTTATAGAGGAACAAACAACTACAGACTACACTACCTGGCCTACCTTATAGAGGAACAAACAACTACAGACTACACTACCTGGCCTACCTTATAGAGGAACAAACAACTACAGACTACACTACCTGGCCTACCTTATAGAGGAACAAACAACTACAGACTACACTACCTGGCCTACCTTATAGAGGAACAAACAACTACAGACTACACTACCTGGCCTACCTTATAGAGGAACAAACAACTACAGACTACACTACCTGGCCTACCTTATAGAGGACCAAACAACTACAGACTACACCACCTGGCCTACCTTATAGAGGAACAAACAACTACAGACGACACTACCTGGCCTACCTTATATAGGAACAAACAACTATAGACGACACTACCTGGCCTACCTTATAGAGGAACAAACAACTACAGACGACACTACCTGGCCTACCTTATAGAGGAACAAACAACTACAGACTACACTACCTGGCCTACCTTATAGAGGAACAAACAACTACAGACTACACTACCTGGCCTACCTTATAGAGGAACAAACAACTACAGACGACACTACCTGGCCTACCTTATATAGGAACAAACAACTACAGACGACACTACCTGGCCTACCTTATAGAGGAACAAACAACTAC
This sequence is a window from Oncorhynchus gorbuscha isolate QuinsamMale2020 ecotype Even-year linkage group LG01, OgorEven_v1.0, whole genome shotgun sequence. Protein-coding genes within it:
- the gpr34b gene encoding probable G-protein coupled receptor 34b translates to MVTIHWDSGLKRETDAMTTNFPTNITFFPFPKSSHSLIATETTFKNLLTATTPDPREHCQLDDSSLQIPLAVLYSVLFVLGLAGNILALWVFLYVHSKKNSVRVFLINVALADLLLVICLPFRVLYHSKGNHWDMGPTLCKVVGNLFYMNMYISITLLGLISVDRYLKIQRTVVGQYRLQATKWSSTVCGTIWILALASVIPMILLSEGNEELNKCFQYKQRKHAQGKAYFNLFLVAVFWFVFVCLVVSYGKIALKLLRASRDKPDLPNATRYNRTARKSFFVLFLFTICFVPYHMVRVFYVVSQISETSCFWRGVVDQANEVVLLLSALNSCLDPVMYFLLSESVRKETLRLVNNIFRLSDSGGSGSGSSVDCGRSLEEQPTVSFISNLRRKITVQPSLLQI